A genome region from Hippopotamus amphibius kiboko isolate mHipAmp2 chromosome 1, mHipAmp2.hap2, whole genome shotgun sequence includes the following:
- the C1H1orf210 gene encoding type III endosome membrane protein TEMP, translated as MSEANRTIVGPSELPTASAVSPGPGSGARAWPVLVGVVLGAVVLSLLIALAAKCHLCRKYRASYQHRPLSGTGKGVRPAVGEDEDDDGFIEDNYIQPGVGGLGTEGSRDHFSL; from the exons ATGAGTGAGGCAAACCGAA CCATTGTGGGGCCCTCGGAGCTCCCCACAGCATCAGCTGTGTCCCCTGGACCGGGCAGTGGGGCCCGGGCATGGCCGGTGCTGGTGGGGGTTGTGCTGGGGGCTGTGGTCCTCTCTCTCCTCATCGCACTTGCTGCCAAATGCCACCTCTGCCGCAAATACCGTGCCAGCTACCAGCACCGCCCGCTGTCTGGGACAGGGAAAGGGGTCCGCCCCGCGGTGGGTGAGGATGAGGATGACGATGGCTTCATCGAGGACAATTACATTCAGCCTGGGGTTGGtgggctggggacagagggaagTAGGGACCACTTCTCCCTCTGA